From the genome of Halomonas sp. MCCC 1A13316, one region includes:
- a CDS encoding 3-deoxy-7-phosphoheptulonate synthase: MNAPASLAERLTDRQPTDIRRTDMTLPTPGELRQRLPLTAPLVERLCAQRRAIHDIVSGRDDRMLVVVGPCSIHDPLAALEYARRLAELSPQISDRLLPVMRVYVEKPRTTVGWKGLAYDPDLDGSGDMARGLHLSRHLMHEVAMLGLPVATEVLQPMLAAYLDDMLAWVAIGARTTESQLHRELASGLEAAVGFKNATSGDVGVAVDAIHAAAHPHRHFGLDEQGRPALCETMGNPHAHVVLRGGHRGPNHDSVSVRAARAALEGAGLPARLMVDCSHANARKDHRRQAEVLRDVVAQRAAGESSLMGLMLESHLEEGRQELVPGALRHGVSVTDPCLGWQATETLLLEAAERLR; this comes from the coding sequence ATGAACGCCCCCGCTTCTCTTGCCGAACGTCTGACCGACCGTCAGCCTACCGATATCCGCCGTACCGACATGACCCTGCCGACTCCCGGTGAGCTGCGCCAGCGCCTGCCCTTGACAGCACCGCTGGTTGAGCGCCTCTGCGCCCAGCGACGAGCCATTCACGATATCGTCAGCGGTCGCGACGACCGTATGTTGGTGGTGGTCGGCCCCTGCTCGATACATGACCCCCTGGCCGCACTGGAGTACGCGCGCCGGCTAGCCGAACTTTCGCCGCAGATTTCCGACCGCCTGCTGCCGGTCATGCGTGTCTACGTGGAGAAGCCACGTACCACGGTGGGGTGGAAGGGGCTCGCCTACGACCCCGACCTGGACGGCAGTGGCGATATGGCCCGCGGCCTGCACCTCTCGCGCCACCTGATGCATGAAGTCGCCATGCTGGGCCTGCCGGTGGCCACCGAGGTCCTGCAGCCGATGCTGGCTGCCTACCTCGACGACATGCTGGCTTGGGTCGCCATCGGGGCCCGCACCACCGAGTCGCAGCTGCATCGCGAGCTTGCCAGTGGCCTCGAAGCGGCAGTGGGCTTCAAGAACGCGACCAGCGGCGACGTGGGCGTTGCGGTGGACGCCATCCATGCAGCGGCACATCCGCATCGGCATTTCGGTCTCGACGAGCAGGGGCGGCCCGCGCTGTGCGAGACCATGGGCAATCCTCACGCACACGTGGTGCTACGCGGAGGCCACCGGGGGCCCAACCACGATAGCGTCTCGGTACGTGCTGCCCGCGCAGCGCTGGAGGGCGCCGGCCTGCCGGCACGGCTGATGGTCGACTGCAGTCATGCCAACGCACGCAAGGATCATCGTCGCCAGGCCGAGGTGCTGCGCGACGTGGTGGCGCAGCGCGCAGCAGGCGAATCCTCGTTGATGGGGTTGATGCTCGAGAGCCACCTGGAGGAGGGGCGCCAGGAGCTGGTTCCCGGTGCGCTGCGCCACGGCGTCTCGGTGACCGACCCCTGCCTGGGCTGGCAGGCTACCGAGACCTTGCTGCTGGAAGCGGCCGAGCGGCTACGCTGA
- a CDS encoding DUF3087 family protein, whose protein sequence is MPFTFEYHDPETYRRKARIISIAMAGQLIVFGLVFSQLLVASFGSSLWLNALGVFLGLLFTSLTFAVLRERPWMNEMRYVWQLKQHLSRLSGYLTTLRREMDQGNGVALHLMTAYHQGMAQLAELNGRTLDDDAELIGERAKIGRLREERGLPAQVEGFDPHDLAAFKRS, encoded by the coding sequence ATGCCGTTTACCTTCGAATACCATGACCCCGAGACCTACCGCCGCAAGGCCAGGATCATCAGCATCGCCATGGCCGGCCAGTTGATCGTCTTCGGCCTGGTATTTTCCCAATTACTGGTGGCGAGCTTCGGCTCCAGCCTGTGGCTCAACGCGTTAGGCGTATTTCTCGGACTGCTGTTCACCAGCCTGACCTTCGCCGTGCTACGCGAGCGCCCGTGGATGAATGAGATGCGCTATGTCTGGCAGCTCAAGCAGCATCTCTCCCGGCTCAGCGGTTACCTCACCACCCTGCGCCGCGAAATGGATCAGGGCAACGGCGTAGCCCTGCATCTGATGACCGCTTACCATCAGGGCATGGCCCAGCTAGCCGAGCTCAACGGCCGCACTCTCGATGACGACGCCGAGCTGATCGGCGAGCGGGCCAAGATCGGCCGGCTTCGCGAAGAGCGCGGATTGCCCGCCCAGGTCGAAGGCTTCGACCCCCACGACCTGGCGGCCTTCAAGCGCAGTTGA
- the hemB gene encoding porphobilinogen synthase, translating to MTTRQFPAARMRRMRRDDFSRRLMRESTLTAADLIWPVFVLDGEKRREAVPSMPGVERLSLDLLIEEAHEAYDLGIPALALFPVVDQTLKSELAEEAYNANGLVQRSVRALKAAVPELGIITDVALDPYTIHGQDGIIDDSGYVLNDRTVETLLKQALSHAEAGADVVAPSDMMDGRIGEIRQVLEQEHLHNVRIMAYSAKYASRYYGPFRDAVGSAANLGKADKRTYQMDPANSDEALHEVALDLAEGADMVMVKPGMPYLDVVRRVKDELRVPTYAYQVSGEYAMHMAAFDNGWLEADEVILESLTCFKRAGADGVLTYFAKRAARLLAG from the coding sequence ATGACCACACGCCAGTTCCCCGCCGCGCGCATGCGGCGCATGCGCCGCGACGATTTCTCGCGCCGCCTGATGCGCGAATCGACCCTTACCGCTGCCGACCTGATCTGGCCGGTGTTCGTCCTCGACGGCGAAAAGCGCCGCGAGGCCGTCCCCTCGATGCCGGGCGTGGAGCGGCTGTCGCTGGATCTTTTGATCGAGGAAGCGCACGAAGCATACGATCTCGGCATCCCGGCCCTGGCTCTGTTTCCGGTGGTGGATCAAACGCTGAAGAGCGAACTGGCCGAAGAAGCGTACAACGCCAATGGCCTGGTCCAGCGCAGTGTGCGTGCGCTCAAGGCTGCCGTGCCGGAGCTCGGCATCATCACCGATGTGGCTCTCGACCCTTACACCATTCACGGCCAGGACGGCATCATCGACGACAGTGGCTACGTGCTCAATGATCGCACCGTAGAGACGCTGCTCAAGCAGGCGCTCTCCCACGCCGAGGCCGGCGCCGATGTGGTCGCCCCCTCGGACATGATGGATGGCCGTATCGGCGAGATCCGCCAGGTGCTGGAGCAGGAGCACCTGCACAACGTACGCATCATGGCCTACAGCGCCAAGTACGCCTCGCGCTACTACGGTCCCTTTCGTGACGCGGTGGGATCGGCCGCCAACCTGGGCAAGGCCGACAAGCGCACCTACCAGATGGACCCTGCCAACAGCGATGAGGCGCTGCACGAAGTGGCGCTGGACCTGGCCGAGGGGGCCGACATGGTGATGGTCAAGCCCGGCATGCCCTACCTAGACGTGGTGCGACGCGTCAAGGACGAACTCCGGGTGCCCACCTACGCCTATCAGGTAAGCGGTGAATACGCCATGCACATGGCCGCCTTCGATAACGGCTGGCTCGAGGCCGACGAGGTCATCCTCGAGTCGCTGACTTGCTTCAAACGCGCCGGCGCCGATGGCGTGCTGACCTACTTCGCCAAGCGCGCCGCTCGCCTGTTGGCCGGCTAG
- the elbB gene encoding isoprenoid biosynthesis glyoxalase ElbB, which translates to MSKQVAVILSGCGVQDGSEIYETTLTLLRLDQLGIGYRCFAPDIMQLHVIDHRSGDIIEGESRSVLVESARLARGNIAPLEELEVDEFDAVILPGGFGAAKNLSNFAEAGSDMEPLPELVEALAPFYQARKPIGLMCITPALVPKVLGPGIAVTVGHDPGVSGAISSMGGLHRSCGVEDIVVDFENRVVTTPAYMLATRIGEAATGIFKLVDRIDELMDL; encoded by the coding sequence ATGAGCAAACAAGTGGCGGTCATACTGTCGGGCTGCGGTGTCCAGGACGGCTCGGAGATCTACGAGACTACCCTGACCCTGTTGCGGCTGGATCAGTTGGGCATCGGCTATCGCTGCTTCGCCCCCGACATCATGCAGCTTCACGTGATCGATCACCGTAGCGGCGACATCATTGAAGGCGAGTCGCGCAGCGTACTGGTCGAATCGGCTCGCCTGGCACGGGGCAACATAGCGCCGCTGGAGGAGCTGGAGGTCGACGAGTTCGACGCGGTGATTCTTCCCGGTGGGTTCGGTGCGGCCAAGAATCTGTCGAACTTTGCCGAAGCCGGTAGCGACATGGAGCCGCTGCCGGAACTGGTCGAGGCGCTGGCGCCGTTTTACCAGGCACGCAAGCCCATCGGCCTGATGTGCATCACTCCTGCCCTGGTGCCCAAGGTATTGGGACCCGGCATCGCCGTGACCGTCGGCCACGACCCCGGCGTCTCTGGTGCGATCAGCTCCATGGGCGGCTTGCATCGCAGCTGCGGCGTCGAGGATATCGTAGTTGATTTCGAAAACCGTGTGGTGACTACGCCGGCCTATATGCTGGCCACCCGGATCGGCGAGGCCGCCACGGGGATCTTCAAGCTGGTCGACCGTATCGACGAGCTGATGGATCTCTGA
- the tatC gene encoding twin-arginine translocase subunit TatC: MSDSDDKQELGQAPLIEHLIELRSRLLRAVVAVLVIFLGLYPFANEIYTFVAQPLMGLLPEGAQMIATEVASPFLAPFKLTLVVAVFIAIPFVLHQAWAFVAPGLYDNEKSLALPLLASSVGLFYAGAAFAYYVVFPLLFKFFTQTGPEDVAVMTDINQYLNFVLKMFFAFGVAFEIPIATFLLILSGATTVESLTKKRPYIILCCFVIGMLLTPPDVISQSLLAIPMYLLYEVGILFGRLVRRRRSRSEEPEETAPLKGRDDA, encoded by the coding sequence ATGAGCGACTCCGACGACAAGCAGGAACTTGGCCAGGCCCCCTTGATAGAGCACCTGATCGAACTGCGTTCGCGCCTGCTGCGTGCCGTGGTGGCAGTTTTGGTGATCTTCCTGGGGCTCTACCCATTCGCCAACGAAATCTACACCTTCGTGGCGCAGCCGCTGATGGGCTTGCTGCCGGAGGGGGCGCAGATGATCGCTACCGAAGTGGCCTCGCCGTTCCTGGCTCCGTTCAAGCTGACCCTGGTGGTGGCGGTTTTCATCGCCATTCCTTTCGTGCTGCACCAAGCCTGGGCCTTCGTCGCCCCTGGGCTCTACGACAACGAGAAATCGCTGGCCCTGCCGCTGCTGGCCTCCAGCGTAGGGCTGTTCTACGCCGGCGCCGCTTTCGCCTACTATGTGGTCTTTCCGCTGCTGTTCAAGTTCTTCACCCAGACCGGGCCGGAGGACGTGGCGGTGATGACCGACATCAACCAGTACCTGAACTTCGTACTCAAGATGTTCTTCGCCTTCGGCGTGGCCTTCGAAATCCCCATCGCCACCTTTCTGCTGATCCTGTCCGGCGCCACCACGGTAGAAAGCCTGACGAAGAAACGGCCCTACATCATTCTGTGCTGTTTCGTGATCGGCATGCTGCTGACACCTCCCGATGTGATCTCGCAGAGTCTGCTGGCGATTCCCATGTACCTTCTCTATGAAGTGGGCATCCTGTTCGGTCGCCTGGTGCGGCGCCGGAGGTCCAGGTCGGAGGAGCCCGAGGAAACGGCACCGCTGAAGGGGCGTGACGACGCCTGA
- the tatB gene encoding Sec-independent protein translocase protein TatB → MFDIGFLELLILGIVGLLVLGPERLPKAARTVGLWVGKIKRTVSSMQREINSQLEAEELRQKLKEQQTKLDESLNKAKRDVESIAEPTSSTPRKGNDERTEVPAREPDSETPPASKRLDDALASARTPDNVPSPPDDDKDAASR, encoded by the coding sequence ATGTTCGATATCGGCTTTCTCGAACTCCTGATCCTCGGCATCGTGGGCCTGCTCGTGCTCGGCCCCGAGCGCCTGCCCAAGGCGGCGCGCACCGTGGGGCTATGGGTGGGCAAGATCAAGCGCACCGTGTCGAGCATGCAGCGCGAGATCAACTCTCAGCTCGAAGCGGAGGAGCTGCGTCAGAAGCTCAAGGAGCAGCAGACCAAGCTCGACGAGAGCCTGAACAAGGCCAAGCGCGACGTGGAGAGCATCGCCGAACCCACCTCGTCGACGCCACGCAAGGGCAACGACGAGCGGACCGAGGTGCCGGCGCGTGAGCCCGACAGCGAAACGCCACCGGCATCGAAGCGGCTCGACGATGCACTGGCCAGCGCCAGGACCCCGGACAACGTGCCCTCTCCCCCCGACGATGACAAGGACGCCGCTTCCCGATGA
- the tatA gene encoding Sec-independent protein translocase subunit TatA produces the protein MLGGISIWQLLIVLGIIILIFGTKKLRNVGSDLGGAVKGFKQAVNEEGKDKDGKTQAKVSHEEQPNTYDVHAEEKKAADSVEEREERK, from the coding sequence ATGTTAGGTGGCATCAGTATCTGGCAACTGCTGATCGTACTCGGCATCATCATTCTGATCTTCGGCACCAAGAAGCTGCGTAACGTCGGCTCCGACCTGGGCGGTGCGGTCAAAGGCTTCAAGCAGGCCGTCAACGAGGAAGGCAAAGACAAGGACGGCAAGACGCAGGCCAAGGTGAGCCACGAAGAGCAGCCCAACACCTATGACGTTCACGCCGAGGAGAAGAAGGCGGCGGACAGCGTCGAGGAACGAGAAGAGCGCAAGTAA
- a CDS encoding phosphoribosyl-ATP diphosphatase produces the protein MHDILDELFDVLSQRRSADPTESYVAALHDKGLNKILEKVGEEATETLLAAKDAEAGGDAERKAVVAETADLWFHSLVMLSHLGLDHRDVLDELARRFGISGHEEKAARSK, from the coding sequence ATGCATGATATTCTCGATGAACTCTTCGACGTGCTGAGCCAACGCCGCAGCGCCGACCCCACCGAATCCTACGTGGCCGCCTTGCATGACAAGGGGCTAAACAAGATACTCGAAAAGGTCGGCGAGGAAGCCACGGAAACCCTGCTGGCAGCCAAGGATGCCGAAGCGGGTGGCGACGCCGAACGCAAGGCAGTGGTCGCCGAAACCGCCGACCTGTGGTTTCATAGCCTGGTGATGCTTTCGCATCTCGGACTCGACCACCGGGACGTGCTAGACGAGTTGGCCCGACGCTTCGGAATTTCCGGGCACGAAGAGAAGGCCGCAAGGTCAAAGTAA
- the ubiB gene encoding ubiquinone biosynthesis regulatory protein kinase UbiB: MGLRLLRIMWVITRYRLDTLLPLQRLPWWLRLAFLLSPLRLVPVGRRTGGERLRLALESLGPIFVKFGQLLSTRRDLLPEEIANELRRLQDQVPPFPGDEARALVESELRMPLDVAFAHFEPESLASASIAQVHAARLHGGEDVVVKIIRPAIDRVMRQDMALMYRVAGLLTLIPEARRLRPVEVVRDYEATLFDELDLLKEAANTSQLKRNFKDSPLLHVPTVHWSHTRRRVMVQERIHGIPVADITALRAQGTDLKRLAERGVEIFFTQVFRDNFFHADMHPGNIFVAREHPHDPQYIAIDCGIVGSLTREDQDYLARNLLAFFRQDYYEVAALHIESGWVGEDTRANEFAAAIRTVCEPILEKPLKDISFGQVLLGLFQTARRFNMEVQPQLVLLQKTLLNIEGLGRQLYPDLDLWSTAKPYLERWMHERAGATGLWESLKRQAPELSRQLPELPSVAHHALSRIEHEHRQRRRQALALGGIQHQLREGRRGGRRMRLGVLLAGLALAWQPLTEWAAGQPWPVLVAGLLGLVLLAWQ; encoded by the coding sequence ATGGGGCTTCGCCTGCTGCGCATCATGTGGGTTATCACCCGCTACCGCCTCGATACTCTGCTACCGCTGCAGCGCCTGCCCTGGTGGCTGCGCCTGGCCTTCCTGCTCTCGCCGCTGCGCCTGGTGCCGGTGGGACGTCGCACGGGTGGTGAGCGTCTGCGTCTGGCACTGGAGTCGCTGGGCCCGATCTTCGTCAAGTTCGGTCAGTTGCTCTCAACACGCCGCGACCTGCTACCCGAGGAGATCGCCAACGAGCTGAGGCGGCTGCAGGACCAGGTGCCGCCCTTCCCCGGCGATGAAGCCAGGGCGCTGGTGGAGTCCGAGCTGCGCATGCCGCTGGATGTCGCCTTTGCCCATTTCGAGCCCGAATCGCTGGCGTCGGCCTCCATTGCTCAGGTGCATGCCGCTCGCCTGCACGGCGGTGAAGATGTGGTGGTCAAGATCATCCGCCCAGCCATCGATCGCGTCATGCGCCAGGACATGGCGCTGATGTACCGGGTGGCCGGTCTGCTGACCCTGATTCCCGAAGCGCGTCGACTGCGGCCGGTGGAAGTGGTGCGCGACTACGAGGCGACCCTGTTCGACGAGCTAGACCTACTCAAGGAAGCGGCGAACACTTCGCAGCTCAAGCGCAACTTCAAGGATTCGCCGCTGCTTCACGTGCCCACGGTGCACTGGTCGCATACCCGCCGACGGGTCATGGTGCAAGAACGCATTCACGGCATACCGGTGGCCGACATCACCGCGCTGAGGGCCCAGGGCACCGACCTCAAGCGCCTGGCCGAGCGCGGTGTGGAGATCTTCTTCACCCAGGTGTTTCGCGACAACTTCTTTCACGCCGACATGCATCCGGGCAACATCTTCGTCGCCCGCGAGCACCCTCACGACCCCCAGTACATCGCCATCGACTGCGGCATCGTCGGCAGCCTGACCCGCGAGGACCAGGACTACCTGGCACGCAACCTGCTCGCCTTCTTCCGTCAGGACTACTATGAGGTCGCCGCGCTGCACATCGAGTCGGGCTGGGTGGGCGAAGATACCCGGGCCAACGAGTTCGCCGCCGCCATCCGCACGGTATGCGAACCGATCCTGGAGAAGCCGCTGAAGGACATCTCCTTCGGTCAGGTGTTGCTGGGGCTGTTCCAGACTGCACGGCGGTTCAACATGGAGGTCCAGCCGCAGCTGGTGCTGCTGCAGAAGACCCTGCTCAACATCGAGGGGTTGGGGCGCCAGCTGTATCCCGACCTCGATCTATGGAGCACCGCCAAGCCTTACCTGGAACGCTGGATGCACGAGCGCGCCGGGGCGACGGGCCTGTGGGAGTCACTCAAGCGCCAGGCACCGGAGCTGTCACGCCAGCTCCCCGAGCTGCCGAGTGTGGCCCACCACGCCCTCAGCCGCATCGAACACGAGCATCGCCAGCGCCGCCGCCAAGCCCTGGCCCTGGGCGGCATTCAGCACCAGCTTCGCGAAGGCCGCCGCGGCGGGCGCCGCATGCGCCTGGGGGTGCTGCTGGCCGGGCTGGCACTTGCCTGGCAGCCGCTGACCGAATGGGCCGCGGGCCAACCCTGGCCGGTGCTTGTCGCCGGGCTGCTTGGCCTCGTGCTGCTGGCCTGGCAGTGA
- a CDS encoding ubiquinone biosynthesis accessory factor UbiJ, whose protein sequence is MTLTPTLLLAGIERTLNALLARDLAAPARLARLSGSRVLLRLERPSLALLLSFHHYGVDLMRQEAPDESSADAVVELDAETLGELLGGESMERLMFRGRLAVRGRVHLLEEVRDLFVDLDIDWEGELAQWLGDVPAHSLAEGLRRMARWGLRAQQEMRADIAEYVFEEARLLPGRHQLEALRDHLTELEVATDRLDARLARLRRRLEHEAAP, encoded by the coding sequence ATGACGTTGACTCCGACCCTGCTGCTGGCCGGCATCGAGCGTACCCTCAATGCCCTGCTCGCCCGCGATCTGGCCGCGCCCGCGCGCCTGGCACGGCTGTCCGGTAGCCGGGTGCTGCTGCGTCTGGAGCGCCCCTCCCTGGCCCTGCTGCTGAGTTTCCATCACTATGGCGTCGACTTGATGCGTCAGGAAGCGCCCGACGAGAGCAGCGCCGATGCCGTGGTCGAGCTCGATGCCGAGACACTGGGGGAGCTACTGGGCGGCGAATCGATGGAGCGGTTGATGTTTCGTGGGCGCCTGGCGGTGCGTGGGCGGGTACATCTGCTCGAGGAAGTTCGCGACCTGTTTGTCGACCTCGATATCGATTGGGAGGGAGAACTCGCCCAATGGCTGGGTGACGTGCCTGCACACAGCCTGGCCGAGGGATTGAGGCGCATGGCCCGCTGGGGCCTGCGCGCCCAGCAGGAGATGCGTGCCGATATCGCCGAGTACGTGTTCGAGGAAGCGCGCCTGCTACCCGGACGTCACCAGCTCGAGGCCCTGCGCGACCATCTCACCGAGCTGGAGGTTGCCACCGACCGTCTCGACGCCCGACTGGCCAGGCTGCGACGTCGGTTGGAACACGAGGCCGCGCCATGA
- the ubiE gene encoding bifunctional demethylmenaquinone methyltransferase/2-methoxy-6-polyprenyl-1,4-benzoquinol methylase UbiE: protein MSPHSTPGDQRTTHFGYQEVPVEEKASRVADVFHSVAARYDVMNDLMSLGIHRLWKRLTIERSGVRPGHSVLDIAGGTGDLTLKFSRMVGPRGRVVLADINQSMLRVGRDKLLDNGVGGNVEYVQANAECLPFPDNSFDCITIAFGLRNVTDKDAALRSMARVLKPGGRLLVLEFSKPNNPMLTRAYDEYSFRLLPFMGQMVAGDSDSYRYLAESIRMHPDQETLKDMMEAAGLERVEYTNLTGGIVALHRGIKL from the coding sequence ATGAGCCCTCACTCCACCCCTGGGGACCAGCGCACCACCCACTTCGGCTACCAGGAAGTGCCTGTAGAGGAAAAGGCCTCGCGCGTGGCCGATGTCTTCCACTCCGTGGCGGCGCGCTACGACGTCATGAACGACCTCATGTCGCTGGGTATCCACCGGCTGTGGAAGCGCCTCACTATCGAGCGCAGCGGGGTACGGCCGGGGCATAGCGTACTCGATATTGCCGGCGGCACCGGCGACTTGACGCTGAAGTTCTCACGCATGGTCGGTCCTCGTGGCCGTGTAGTGCTGGCCGATATCAACCAATCGATGCTGCGGGTCGGCCGCGACAAGCTGCTCGACAACGGCGTCGGCGGCAACGTCGAGTATGTTCAAGCCAACGCCGAATGCCTGCCGTTTCCCGATAACAGCTTCGACTGCATCACCATCGCCTTCGGCCTGCGCAACGTCACTGACAAGGACGCCGCGCTGCGCTCCATGGCTCGCGTGCTCAAGCCCGGCGGCCGCCTGCTGGTGCTGGAGTTCTCCAAGCCGAACAACCCCATGCTGACCCGCGCCTACGACGAGTACTCCTTCCGCCTGCTGCCCTTCATGGGCCAGATGGTGGCGGGCGACTCCGACAGCTATCGCTACCTGGCCGAGTCGATTCGCATGCACCCCGACCAGGAAACGCTCAAGGACATGATGGAAGCGGCGGGCCTGGAGCGGGTCGAGTACACCAACCTCACCGGGGGCATCGTCGCCCTGCATCGCGGCATCAAGCTCTGA
- a CDS encoding gamma-butyrobetaine hydroxylase-like domain-containing protein, giving the protein MTAPIPTKIHYHKKARELELTYDDESHRLPVEYLRVYSPSAEVRGHHPSQAVLQVGKKDVGLKNVEPVGRYAIKLAFDDGHDSGLYSWDYLFELIQNRETYWADYLERLEKAGASREPLGIEIKQL; this is encoded by the coding sequence ATGACCGCCCCCATTCCCACCAAGATCCATTATCACAAGAAGGCCCGCGAGCTGGAGCTCACCTACGACGACGAGAGCCATCGGCTGCCGGTGGAATACCTGCGCGTCTACTCCCCCTCCGCCGAGGTGCGCGGCCATCACCCCAGCCAGGCCGTGCTGCAGGTGGGCAAGAAGGACGTCGGTCTCAAGAACGTCGAGCCGGTGGGTCGCTATGCCATCAAGCTCGCCTTCGACGACGGCCACGACAGCGGCCTGTACAGCTGGGACTACCTATTCGAGCTGATCCAGAACCGCGAGACCTACTGGGCGGATTATCTCGAGCGCCTGGAGAAAGCCGGCGCCAGCCGCGAGCCGCTGGGCATCGAGATCAAGCAACTGTAG
- the hslU gene encoding ATP-dependent protease ATPase subunit HslU: MSQMTPREIVHALDQYIVGQQDAKRAVAIALRNRWRRMQLDDDLRPEVTPKNILMIGPTGVGKTEIARRLAKLARAPFIKVEATKFTEVGYVGRDVESIIRDLTEAAIKLVREQAKDEVRNRAEDAAEDRILDALLPPPRGQEDSPRSDSSTRQVFRKKLREGDLDDKEIDIEITPQGPGIDIMTPPGMEEMTNQLQSLFSNMGRQKTETRRVKVKDAFALLRDEEAAKLVNEEEIKHRAIDAVEQNGIVFLDEIDKVAKGSGQSSGGEVSREGVQRDLLPLIEGSTVSTKYGMVKTDHILFIASGAFHLSRPSDLIPELQGRLPIRVELEALTPEDFKRILTEPSAALTKQYKALLATEGLEIEFTEDGIERIAEIAWKVNEGTENIGARRLHTVMERLLEDASFKGADFGSPLSVDAAYVDSQLGELAMDEDLSRYIL; the protein is encoded by the coding sequence ATGTCCCAGATGACCCCCCGCGAGATCGTCCACGCTCTGGATCAGTACATCGTCGGTCAGCAGGACGCCAAGCGCGCCGTCGCCATTGCCCTGCGCAACCGCTGGCGGCGCATGCAGCTCGACGACGACCTGCGCCCTGAAGTCACCCCCAAGAACATCCTGATGATCGGCCCCACCGGGGTGGGCAAGACCGAGATCGCCCGGCGCCTGGCCAAGCTCGCCCGCGCGCCCTTCATCAAGGTCGAAGCGACCAAGTTCACCGAGGTGGGCTACGTCGGCCGCGACGTGGAGTCGATCATCCGCGACCTCACCGAGGCCGCCATCAAGCTGGTGCGCGAGCAGGCCAAGGACGAGGTACGCAACCGCGCCGAGGACGCCGCCGAGGATCGCATCCTCGACGCCCTGCTGCCACCGCCGCGCGGCCAGGAGGACAGCCCGCGCAGCGACAGCTCGACGCGCCAGGTCTTCCGCAAGAAGCTTCGCGAGGGCGACCTCGACGACAAGGAGATCGACATCGAGATCACCCCGCAGGGGCCGGGCATCGATATCATGACCCCGCCGGGCATGGAGGAGATGACCAACCAGTTGCAGAGCCTGTTCTCCAACATGGGCCGGCAGAAGACCGAGACCCGACGAGTCAAGGTCAAGGACGCCTTCGCCCTGCTGCGCGACGAGGAAGCCGCCAAGCTGGTCAACGAGGAGGAGATCAAGCATCGCGCCATCGATGCCGTGGAGCAGAACGGCATCGTCTTCCTCGACGAGATCGACAAGGTGGCCAAGGGCAGCGGCCAATCCAGCGGCGGCGAAGTCTCCCGCGAGGGTGTGCAGCGCGACCTGCTGCCACTGATCGAGGGCTCGACTGTGTCCACCAAGTACGGCATGGTCAAGACCGACCACATCCTGTTCATCGCCTCGGGCGCCTTCCATCTGTCGCGCCCCTCCGACCTGATTCCCGAGCTGCAGGGCCGCCTGCCGATCCGGGTCGAGCTCGAGGCGCTGACGCCGGAGGACTTCAAGCGCATCCTCACCGAGCCTTCCGCCGCCCTGACCAAGCAGTACAAGGCGCTGCTGGCCACCGAGGGGCTTGAGATCGAGTTTACCGAGGACGGCATCGAGCGCATCGCCGAGATCGCCTGGAAGGTCAACGAAGGCACCGAGAACATCGGCGCACGGCGCCTGCATACGGTGATGGAGCGACTCCTGGAAGACGCCTCGTTCAAGGGCGCCGATTTCGGGAGTCCCCTTTCCGTCGATGCCGCCTACGTCGACTCCCAGCTCGGCGAGCTGGCCATGGACGAAGATCTGTCGCGGTATATTCTTTAA